ACACTTCCTCAAAGGTGATAAAAAACATATTTAAGAAAAATAATTGGTAACTTTTTTAGCTTATTGAAGAGATAGCATCTCTAACTTTTTTATATTTTCTGATGCGATAAGTGCGTCTATTATTTCATCTATGTCGCCATCCAGGATCTCATTTAGTCTAAACAGAGTAAGATTTATTCTGTGATCTGTAACTCTGCCTTGAGGAAAATTATATGTTCTAATTTTTTCGCTTCTATCTCCTGATCCAACCTGTACTTTTCTTGACATTGAAATTTCTTTTTCTGATGCAATTCTTTTTTCTTCCAATATTTTTGCTGCAAGGATTCTCATTGCCTTGTCTTTATTTTGAAACTGAGAACGCTCATCTTGACAAGCTACTATTATTCCAGTAGGCAAGTGGGTAATTCTCACTGCAGAGTCTGTTTTGTTAACATGCTGGCCTCCTGCGCCTCCAGCACGAAATGTATCAATTTTTAGATCTTTTTCATCGATTGAAACGTCAATTTCATCAGCTTCTGGCAATACTGCAACAGTAGCAGTTGAAGTGTGTATTCTACCTCCGGACTCGGTTTCAGGAACTCTTTGGACTCTATGGGTTCCGCTTTCGTATTTTAAGCGGCTATATATCTTTTTGCCCTTTATTGATATTATTGCCTCTTTTATGCCACCAATTCCTGTTTCGTTGATAGAAAATATTTCAGTTTTTGCGTTTTTTCTTTCTGCGTATCTCATATACATCCTAAGAAGCTCTGATGCAAATAGGGCTGCCTCTTCTCCTCCAGCGCCTGCTCTGACTTCAAGAATGATATTTTTGTCATCAAGCGGATTTTTTGGCAAAATATTATTTAAGAGCTTTGATTCAATATTATTGATATTTTTTTCGACGCTTTGAAACTCTTCTTCGGCTAAAATTTTTATTTCTTCATCTTCATTATTTTTTAGTTCCCCAAGCTCAGATAGAGAATTTTTAAGTTTTTTCAACTCATTGTAATCGTTTACAATATCTTCTAGCTCTGACTTTTCTTGAGAAAGAGAAATAAGCTTGGAAGGATTGTTTATAGTTTCTAAATCCGCTAAGAGCTCGTTTATTTCGTCATAACGATTGATTATTTTTAAAATATTGTTTTCAAAAATCTTAAAATCCAAATTTATTACCTCCATAAGTAATTGATATATTTTAGCTAAAATGATAACATATAGTTTTGATATTAAAGAAGCGAGGTGAATCGTGGAAGAAGATAGAGAGTTTGATGAATTAGAAATATTTGAAATTGAAGAAGAAGGGGTAAAAAAGCAATATGAGCTTCTCGATAAATTTGAGCTTGAGGATAAGGTGTATTTTGTTTTAACTCCATATCTTGAAGAAGAGGAAATAGATAGCGAATTTATACCTGAGATATCGATATTTAGACAGGAATCTGATAACTTTTTAACCCCAGTAGTAATATTTGGTGCCGAGGATACCAAAGTAGATGAATCTTTGACTGATGAGGAATTTGACAAAATATATCAATATTTAAAGGACAGTTTTGATTTCGAAGACATCCCAGAATAGGGTATTTAAATTTTAAGAAAATTGCAACCGAAAAGAACAATATGCCATTTGAAAAGATGGAGTTTGTATTTTTTGTTGTTGCTGGCTTTATTGGTAATTTTCAACTTCCCTTATGTATTATTCTATAGATTACCAAATAGTATAAATTTTCATGTTTATAGCGGTGAATCGTCTATGACAGTATTGGATAGGCTATATAAAGCATACGATGTTAGTCCGTCTATATTGACTGATTTATACCTAAGATTAAGAAATTTTGAACCCAAAGCTGGCAACTATAAGTTATCGGGAAGTTTTCTAGAATCTACGGATATCATTCAACAGGGATCAAAGAGCTTTATAAAAGTTACATTTCCGGAGGGACAAAGGATTCAAGATATGACGCTTACTTTGAAAGAAGATGGTTATGACGGTTATAAAGAATATGAAAATATTGCATCTAATGATTTAGGATCATTTTCTGATAAATATCCGTTTTTAAAGGGTATTAATTCTAAAACCTTAGAAGGGTTTATGTTTCCTGACACATTTTTTATTGGGAAAAACGATCCGCCAAAAGAAATTATAGATATGCAGCTCAGCGATTTTGAAAAAAAGGTTTGGCCACTTATTAAAGACAGAAAAGATTATTACGATGTGTTAAAGCTTGCTTCTTTGGTGGAAGGAGAGGCGAAGGTAGACAAGGAAAGACCAATAATTGCTTCGGTTTTTTTGAACAGGCTAAAAATAAATATGCCGTTGGAATCTTGCGCCAGTGTTGAGTATTTTTTGCCAGTCCATAAAGACGTGCTTTCCTATGCTGATACTAGAATTGAATCTCCTTACAATACTTATCTACATTACGGTTTGCCGCCAACGCCTATCAACAGCCCATCGATAAAATCAATTGAGGCAGTTCTTCATCCCGCTAATACAAATTATCTGTACTTTGTAGCAAAAGGAGATGGAACTCACTTTTTCTCAAGGACATATGAGGAACAACAAGCCTTTATAAAAAGTCTTGGAGGTTGATATTTTGAAAAATAAAATGGTTTATGTTGTCATAATAATATTTTCCTGTTTATTATCTTTTTTTGGATTTTATTTACTTGGCAAAGGGTTTAATGTAATCTTTTTTAACAAGCCTCATACTCAAACGGTTGCGTCCAATGAAAATAATAATGTTGCTGTACAAGCTCCTGTACAAAATAGAGAATCAAATTCTAATATAAATTCACAACAAAAGGTTTATAATACTGAAACTAAAAGTAGCGAAGATTCTAAAGCAAGCAGTGAAGAAAACAATAAAAGTACCGTTAACGAACCTCAAACTAACAATGTAAAGAACTCAAAAAATTTGTTGTATAAAGTTAGGTTGGGGCCGTTTGACGATGAACAAGACAGTGTTGGAACAAAAAATGAACTTTTTAAGTTGGGTTATTCAAGTATTCTTTTGAAAGCCAATGGTGCTTATTGGTTGCAACTGGCTGCTTTGAATAACAGGGAAGATGCATTAAATCTTGTTAATAATTTAAAATTAAAAGGAATTAATGCAAAAATTATTAGTGAACAATGAGGAGGATAAAAGTTGTTTGGATTTATGAAATTTTCTAATGATGTTGGCATTGATTTAGGTACTGCAAATACAGTAGTTTATGTTCGCGGAAAAGGAATAGTTACCCAGGAGCCCTCAGTAGTTGCTTATAATATCGAGAAGAAGCAGACAGTAGCTGTAGGGATGGAAGCAAAAAATATGCTTGGTAGAACTCCTTCAAATATAGTTGCTATTAGACCGCTAAAAGATGGGGTGATAGCTGATTTTGAAACTACCGAAATGATGCTCAGATATTTTATAAAAAAGGCTATTTCAACTGGTATTTTTAAGCCAAGAATCATAGTTGGGATACCTTCAGGCATTACAGGAGTCGAGAGAAGAGCAGTAATTGAAGCTTCACAAAGAGCTGGTGGCAGAGAGGCATATATAATCGAAGAGCCGATGGCTGCTGCAATTGGATCTGGTTTGCCTATTGACGAACCTAAGGGTTGCTTGATTATCGATATAGGTGGTGGAACTACTGAAGTAGCTGTTATTTCTCTTGGCGGCATGGTTGTTGCAAAGAGTTTAAGGGTTGCAGGTGATGAACTGGACGATGTGATAATGGAATATTGTAAAAAAGAGTACAATTTACTTATCGGCGAGAGAACTGCCGAAGATGTAAAAATTAATATTGCCTCTGCCTATCCGCAGAGAGAAGAAAAAAATATGGAAGTCAGAGGAAGAGACCTAATTACTGGCTTACCAAAGAGTTTAAACTTAACTTCGATTGAAATTAGAGAGGTCATAAGCCCTATAGTAGATCAAATAACTGAAACCATAAGGCTCACAGCAGAGCAAACTCCTCCAGAGCTTGCTTCTGATATTATGGAAAGAGGTGCTATGCTTGCTGGAGGTGGAGCTCTCCTTAAGGGATTAGACAAATATATATCTGAAAAGCTCAAAATACCTGTTTATTTGGCAGAGGATCCACTGCTCGCAGTTGCCGAAGGTATTGGAAAGGTCTTGGAGGACATAGATAGATTTGGTCATGTTTTTAAAAACTAAAAAAAAAATATTTTTTTTAGTTTTCTTTTTATTTATATCTTTATTTTTTTTAAATTATAAATTTAATATTTATAACAGGGTAGGGTTCTTTGTTTTAACGCCTGTATATATATTGAGCAGTTGGGCAACTGGTTTGGAGCATTTTTCTAATAATTTGGCTAATATTGCCAATGATAATATCAGCCTTAATAAAGAAGTTGAAGATTTGAGAAAACAAAATGAGCAGTTAAGGCTTTCGTATGCCTTACTTCTAAAAGATGCTCAAAGTTTATCTAATGAAAAGGCCTTTCAAAATTTTCAATCTCAACACCCAAAATTTAAACTTTTGAAAGCTACTATTTTATATAGAACTGAGCCTTTTTATCAAGATCTAATTATTAATGTAGGTTATGATAATGGAATAAAAACGGGAATGCCTGTAATTTCTGACGGCTGTATCATAGGATTAATTTCTGACGTTGCTGGTACTTATTCAAGGGTTTCATATATTGGAGACAAAACGGTAAAAATTCCTGTAAAACTGAATGGATCGAATTTATATGGAATTCTGGAGGGTACTGGTTCTGAGCAGTTACTCTTTAATGTTCCAAGTGTATTTGTAGCAATTCATCCTCTTGAAGTTTTGGTAACTGCAAGTGTCCCATCATCACTTTTGCCTCCAGATATTCCCGTTGCGAAGGTTATGGGTCTTCATGACGTTGGCAGTTTGAACACTGTTTTTACTGCTTTGCCTATAAAACAAATACAGATGGTTGATGACGTATGGGTCTATCTTGGAAGTTGAGTTCCATAATTTGTTTATTCTTTTATGTTGTTCAGATATTATTTTTATTTTTTGTTAATACACTTGGGTTTTCAAGTATTATACTAACTCTTACACCTGCTATTCTTTTTGCCTTATATTATAATTTTAGTTTTTCAAAGAGCATTTTATTGCCATTGTTGTTTTTTTCGTTTTTTGATGATCTAAGATTGGGAATCTATTTAGGCACAAATCTTATTATATTTATATTTATGTTTATATTTATAAAATTGTATCTGGAGAAAAATTTTAGATGGAGCCAAACTCTAATTTTTATATTTTCAATGTTGAGCTATTATTTAATACTATATGTTTTTGTATCCAATATAATAAATATTTTTAATTTCTCACATCTCTTTTTAATCGTATTTGTCAATTCTTGTTTGAATTGGATCTTCTTTTTTGTTATCCAAAAATCTTACAAATATTTATTGGTGGGTCAAAATGAAAATTAGGAGAAGAGAATTTTTGTCTCTTGGCTTCTTAGGATTGCTTTGGACGGTACTAAACTATAGGCTTATATCGTTGGCTATGTTTAGTGGTGATGAGTTTAAACAGGTAACAATTGACAGTACTACAAGAATTTTCCCTGTTCCGGCTCCAAGAGGAAAAATTTTTGATAGAAAAGGATTGCCTATGGCTTATGACAATTCGGCGCATGCGATAATGTTTATAGCTAAAGATGATAACAATGCTATGGAACTAGCTGACAGCATAGGGCCAATCATTAATCAGGATACTTCCAAGATCTATGATGCTATCAAGAAAAGTGTAGGAAACCCATATCCTTATATACTTCATGAGAAATTAGACAATAAACAATATCTTAGCTTATCTGAGCTCACTTTTAGGCAAAAGGGATTTAGGCTTATTGAGATTCCCATGAGAAATTACCCACTAAAAAATGTAGGATGCCATACCATAGGTTATGTTGGTGAAGCTTCAGAAAGAGATCTAAAAGAATTTCCCTATCTTCATCCAAATCAGATTGTTGGCAAAACTGGTGTGGAATTAGTAAAGGATAAGGAGCTAAGAGGACAGGACGGCGCCGATATTACAATTGTAGATGCTTTTGGAAATATACAGAAGAGATTTCAGGGAACCAAGCCAATACCAGGCGAAAATATAAAAATAAATATTGATTCTGATCTTCAAGAACATGCCCAAAAACTTTTGGCAGAGAGGCCTGGGGCTCTTGTGGCTATTGATCCGCGAAGTGGCGAAATATTGACTATTGCAAGCTCTCCAGATTTTGATCCAAACAAGATGGTTTATGGAATGTCACAAAAAGACTGGAACGACATCTTAAAAGAGGAGCATCCCTTTGTAAATAGAGCTCTCTCATCTTTCCCGCCTGGATCTACTTTTAAAATAGCAGTTAGCGTTGCTGCTCTGGAAGAGGGAGTTACTACTCCAGAAGAGATGTTTTATTGCCCTGGATATCTAAAAGTTGGAGATCACACTTTCTATTGCTGGCTTCCAGGTGGACATGGTCATCTTCATATTGAGAAGGCTATCGCTCAATCATGTGATGTAGTATTTTATACTCTGGGTTTAAGATTGGGACCAGAAAAAATAAGATATTATGCTAACAAGTTTGGTATTAATCTGCCTAGTGGTTTGCAATTGCCTGGAGAAGAAACAGGCTTTCTGCCTACACAAGAATGGAAAGAAAAAAAATTTAATGATGTTTGGTATGATGGTGATACAGTTAATATGTCTATTGGTCAGGGGTTTGTTCGTACTACGCCATTGGATATAGCAAGGATGATGAGCATTTTTGTGAACAAAGGAAGCTTTGCAGGATGTAAATTAATTAATGGCTCATATTCATCTTATGATGGTTTAAAGTTTAGCGAGAAAACATTTGAAGTGGTTAGAGAGGGATTGAGGAAGGCAGTTTTAGAGGGAACGGCTGAGATCTTGAATAGCGATAAGTATACCGCAATAGCAAAAACAGGTACAGCAGAAGATCCTCCCAGGAAAAAGCCTCACTCCTGGATAGTTGCAGCAGCTCCTTATGATGCTCCTGAAATTGTAGTTTGTGTTTTTTTTGAACACATTGGCGAAGGTGCTTCATTTTCTGGACCAGTAGCAAAGTCTTATTTAGATTATTATTTTTCTAATCCTGGTTTGAGGGAAAGGTGATATGGATAAAAATAGGAGATTTCGTCTAGTAGGAAGTAAGGGAGCTCTTAGACTTGTAATAGAGCAAAGATCTTCTTTATCGGATATAATCAATTATGTAAAAATTTTTTTTGAGAGCAATAAAAGATTCTTTGAAGGCACAAAGGTGGTTTTTGAAATTCAACCTTTATGCGATCTAGAGATTTCTTTTATTGAACAGCTTAAGCTTAAATTAGCTAAGTTTGAGGAAATTGAATCATTTAAATTTGAGGACTTAGATTTAACTGATAAGGGTGTCAAAAGTGTTGAGGGTATTGATGATAGAATATGTTTTGATAAAATGCCTACTAAATATATTTATAAAAGCCTGAGATCTGGCCAAAAAGTTGATTTTAAAGGAAATGTTATAATTTTAGGTGATGTAAATCCGGGTTCAAAAATTTCTGCTGGTGGCTCTGTTATAGTGCTTGGTAGCCTAAAAGGAGTCGTCCAGGCTGGGATTTTAGATGTTTGTTCCATTGTTTTTGCTTTAGATTTTGACCCAGTTCAATTGCAAATTGGCGGTTTTTTTGAGCTGTCAACAGATGATAGTAAGGATTTGAACGATAATGTGGTTGCTTACTATAAAGATAATAAAATAAATATTGAGTCCTGGAAGGGACGAAAATTCTTGATAGGGGAGTGATATTTTGGGGAAGTGCATTGTAGTAACTTCTGGTAAGGGTGGAGTTGGCAAGACTACTACTTCGGCAAATTTAGGTGGTGGTCTGGCAAGTCTGGGCAAATCAGTATTATTGGCTGACATAGATATTGGTTTGAGGAATCTGGATATTATCCTGGGCCTTGAAAAGAGAATTGTGTACGATGTAATGGATGTAATGGAGGGAAGATGCAAGATTCAACAGGCTATTGTAAGGGATAAAAGAATAAGTTCTTTGTATCTACTTGCAGCTTCTCAGATTCACGACAAATCTGATCTTGCTGGGCTTATAGACAGGTTTGGTGAGATTATAAAGGGTTTGAAAAATGAATTTGATTATGTAATCCTTGATTCGCCTGCAGGTATTGAGCAAGGATTTATGGCCGCTTCAAATTTTGCTGATGAAGCCATTGTTGTTACAACGCCTGAAGTCACTGCTGTAAGGGATGCAGATAGGGTAATAGGCTTGTTGGAAGCAAAGGGGATTAAGGATCACTATCTTGTTCTAAATAGGTATAGGTATGCAATGGTTAAGTCGGGCAACATGCTTGATGTGGAGGATGTATTGCATATATTGGGGATTCAACTTTTAGGCATTGTTCCCGAAGATCCAGAGATTATTGCCTTTGCTAATAAAGGTGAGCTTATTGTGACCTCTGATATAACGAATGCCGGTAAAGCCTTCCAGAGAATTTCAAGGAGACTAATGGGAGAAAAGGTTGATTTTCCTTCTTTTGAAGAAAATAATGGATTGTTAAAAAAGATTAAAGACTTTTTAAGGCTAGGTTAGGAGAGTAAAGTGGGAATATTGGACTTTTTATTCAAAAAGGAAGACAAGAACTCAACAATTGCAAAAGAGAGACTACAGTTTGTTTTGACATTTGATAGGCTTTCTATAAACCCTGCTTTACAGGAAAAAATTAGAGAAGAGATTATACAGGTTATTGGTAAATATATGGAAATAGATGAAGAAGCTGCAAATGTTTTTGTTGAATCAACAGAATCTGATCTTAGCCATCTTATTGTGAATATTCCACTTAAAAGAAAAAGATAGCATTGTTCCAAAGACTAAAAAATATAATATTAATAATTGATTTAAAACTTTTTTTAATGGTTACTGTTTTAACTATATGGGGAATGGTTAACATTTTTAGTGTTACTTATTCCAATGTCTATTTAACAAATGGTAATCGATATATATTTGTAATAAAGCAATTCGCCTGGTATTTAATTTCAGTTGTTTTAATGTTAATTTCTTCATACATAGGAGAAAGACACATATTTGACAATTCAAAAAAGATATACTTTTTTGGGATTTTTGTTTTATTGTTTACTATTATTTTCGGACAGGTGGCGCTTGGGTCGAGAAGGTGGCTGTCTTTGGGCCCTTTTTCATTTCAGCCTTCGGAATTCTTAAAACTTTTGGTTGCGATCCACCTGTCAAAGATCTTTACTTCGAATAATAAAGATTATATTGTAATACTTAACTCAATACTTTATTCTGTAATTCCATTCGTAATTGTTTCTTTGCAACCAGATCTTGGTACTGCTTTGGCAATTCTATTTCTCTGGTTGGTAGGATTTGCATTTTACGGTTTCGATATGATTATTTATCTTGTTTTTGCTGCAGTAGTATTATCGTTTTTTGTGTACTTTTTTAAGTTACTCTTGATAATATTAATCCCTCTTGTTCTCTATATACTTTTTAAGGTTAAAAAAAGCAAATTATCTATCATTTTAATATCTTCACTTATTTTAATATCTGCTATTTCTGGTCCTATAGGCTGGAATACATTGCACAATTATCAAAAAGAAAGATTATTAGCTTTTGTCAATCCATTTCAAGATCCAACTGGAACTGGTTACCATCTTATTCAGTCTCAGGCGGCAGTTGTTTCTGGCGGCTTATTTGGTAAGGGTTTTTTAAATGGTACGCATACTCAACTTCACTTTATCCCAGAACAGCACACTGATTTTATTTTTAGTGCAGTTGTTGAGGAGTGGGGTTTAATTGGCGGCTTTTTAACGATATTATTAGAATTTTTAGTGGTATTAAGGATCCTTCAAATCGGCTTTGAGATTAAAGGATATCTGGGTTATTTTTGTGTATTATGGTCTTTTTTAATCTCTTTTCACACCTTTGTAAACGTTGGCATGGTATTAGGCGTTATGCCAGTTACTGGCATACCTCTGCCTTTTGTATCTTATGGCGGCACTTTTTTAATGACAAATTTTATTGCTTTAGGTTTAATAAGCAGTATGCATTATCATAACAAAAATTGGTCATTTAAATGATCCTTACTGGTTACCTTTTTATCTCACTTAGTTGTGTTTTATGGGGTCTTTTAGGGCCTGTTGCTGAGCTTCTGTACAGGTCTGGATTTAACGCAAGCGATGTGGTCTTTTTTAGGCTATTCGGAGTATTTTTAATTGGTTTTATACCACTTTTTAGAGATATTAGGTATTTATATTCCAAAAGACTATTTTATCCCCTGCTTTTGTTTGCATTATTTACCATTATTGAATGGTTTTCTTTTTTTACTTCAGTTAAGTTAAACGGAATATTTATCTCTGTATTGCTTTTATACACTGCTCCTTTCTTTATCACTATATTTGCAAAGTATTTTTTTAAGGAAAAGCTTACAAAGTGGCTAATATTTTGTGTTCTATTGGGATTTTTTGGCATTATACTACTTTTTATCACCAGTTATGATAGCAAGAGCATAAATCCTGGAATAACTATGATATTTGGTCTTATTTCTGGGATTTCGTATGCAATTAATAGTATGTTTGGAAAATATTTTTCAAATTATATATTGCCACTTAAGCTCACACTTTATAGATTTTCGACTGCAACTTTGATATATTTTCCTTTTGTAAGTTTCAATATATTTCTTAGAAAATATTCATTCCATAATATTATGGAAATATTTTATTTAATATTTTTTCCTGGAATTATAGCTTATTTTTTGTTTTACTATGGCTTGAGCAGAGTAGAGATTTCGAAAGCAGCTGTTTTTACCTTTATTGAGCCATTAGTTGGCAGTGTTGCCGCAATTGTATTTTTTCAAGAAACTCTTGGGTATAAGCTAATAGGGGCTACCTTTATACTGTTTGGAATTTTTGGAACGCTATTAAATCCTGTTCTTGCAAGCAGAAAAATTAATTGGTTAAATGGAAAAAAATAAAATAATTTCGATTGATTCTTTGTTTGAGTTAATAGAAAAAAAATCCTCTCTTGAAAAAAGATTGGGCCAGAGAAGGATGTCGAAATTAATTGCTGAAACTATGGAAGATCGTAAGATATCACTTGTTGAGGCACCAACAGGAATTGGCAAAACATATTCGAGTCTAATTCCTTCCATAGCAGATATCTTTATTAATGACTCAAAAGTTCTATATTTAACTGCAAAAATCGTTTTGCAAGATCAATTGATAAAAAAAGATTTGCCAAATTTAAACAAGCTTACTGAAGTCGATTTTAAATATGGAGTAATTAAGGGCAGATCGAACTATTTTTGTTGGCTACGTTTTGATGAGGCATTAAGAACTCAGGGCCTAATATATCGAGATGAGCTAAATTTAATTCGAGATTGGGCAAGGAATTCACATGACGGTGACTTAAGTGAATATGATGACTTTCTAAGTTATGAAATAAAAGATATAATAAAAGTGGATTATGAGGATTGCCCTGGTAGAAGATGTCCATATTTGATTAGCGGTTCCTGCCACTATTTTAGACTTGTTAACAGCTTGAATGATTTAGATATATTAGTTTCAAATTATCATACCTTTTTCTTTAACTTGATAAACGGTTCTTTTCCTTTTAACTATGATCATATACTCATGGATGAGGCTCATCACCTGCCTTCAATATTATCTTCAGCTTACACAAGACAACTTTCAAAAAATTCTTTAAATTATTTCTTGCCGCGCGGGATAGCCATGAAAATAGCAGATAGGGAACCAGATATTTTGTCGCCAGTTGTGAACGATTTAAAGTCATTAGAAAACTACATTAATGAATTAAAATTATCTTATGAGACCTTTTTCAACCTACTTCAAGAACACTGCCTCGATCCTAAAATTAATAAGAATTTAAGACTTATAACTTTTCATAAACCATTACCTTTTTTGGAAAAAATTGGCAATGAAATATTGGACACATCAAGAAAGGCCTTAAGTGAGTTCGTAGAATGGGAGAAGTTTTTAGAAAAAATCGGTTCTAAGGGTTTAGCTGATACAAAATTGAAGTTCTATAAGAGAAAAATCGAATCTTGTGCCCTGTCTATTTCAGATTTTTTAAACCTAAATGACTATCCAAATATTTCATATTCATTTTCTAATGAAAAAAGCTGCCTATCAATTGAGCCTGTTTATGTAAAAGGAATTCTCAATAACATTCTTGAATTGCAAGCTCCAAAATCTATGGTCTTGTATTCGGCAACCCTTACGCCTGACAAGAAAAATTTTAATTACTTTGAAAACGAGCTTGATTTCAAAGCTGACAATAAGATTGTAATTAAAAGCGTCTTTGACTATAAAAAACAGGCAAAGATAATTGTTCCGCAAAATTTTGACATAGATCCAAAGTCTCCTTTGTTTTCATCCCAGGTGGCAGATGCTGTTGAGTGTATTCTTGAAGATTTTGGAGGCCATGCTCTTGTTCTTTTTACGTCACAAAAGAACTTGAACGAAACGAAAAAATTAATAACTTCGAAAAAGAGAAAATTTAAATATCTATTTCAAGGTGAAAAATCAAATATTCAGTTAATAGATGAATTTTCGAACGATAGCTCATCGGTACTTTTTGGGATGAGCAGTTTTTGGGAAGGTATTGATGTTCCTGGTCCATCTCTATCTCTTTTGATCATCGATAGAATTCCCTTTCCAAATCCAAGTGATCCCGTAATGGTTATGCGAGAAAAAAATGAAGGGAAGGAAGTTTTTACTAAAAGTTATTTGCCAAACGCAAAGCTATCTCTAAGGCAAGGGTTTGGAAGACTTATTAGAAGTAAGAATGACGTTGGAGCTTTTGTGATCTTAGATTTTAGAATCTTAAAGTGGGATTTTTTGGAACTTTTTAAGCCTTGTGATATCCTATATAATTGGGATCCAGAGTTTGTTAAAAAATTTATCTGGGGAGGTAAATAAAATGCATCCCTATGTTCAGCTTGCCAAGCAGACTGTGGAGCTTTGGGTGAAGGAGCATAAAAAACCTGATGAAGGCTACAAAGATACAGCTCTTTTTAGCAAAAAGAGTGCCTGTTTTTGTACGATTTATAAAAAGGGAGAGCTGAGAGGCTGTATTGGAACCATTTTACCCTTTTATGATTCTTTGTATCAGGAAATAATTGAAAATGCAATAAGCGCTTCCACAAGGGACCCAAGGTTTGATCCGGTTACTATTGATGAATTGGACTTGTTAGAATATAAGTTGGATGTTTTATCTGATATTGTGCCGGTGTTGGATTTGAAAAAATTGGATCCGAAAATAAATGGAATTATTGTAAGACAGGGAACAAGGCAGGGCTTGTTGCTTCCTGATTTAGAAGGAGTAGATAGTGTATATGAGCAAATAAAAATTTCAAAGATGAAAGCGGGTATATTTAACTCTATGCCTTGTGATTATTTTACCTTTACAGTTGAAAGATTTTCTTAAAATATCTAAAGGAGTGTTGAAATGAAAAATTTAATTTTAATTTTATTTACAGTAGTAGCAGTGTTATTTTTTCAGACCAGCT
This genomic window from Thermodesulfobium sp. 4217-1 contains:
- the prfA gene encoding peptide chain release factor 1, which produces MDFKIFENNILKIINRYDEINELLADLETINNPSKLISLSQEKSELEDIVNDYNELKKLKNSLSELGELKNNEDEEIKILAEEEFQSVEKNINNIESKLLNNILPKNPLDDKNIILEVRAGAGGEEAALFASELLRMYMRYAERKNAKTEIFSINETGIGGIKEAIISIKGKKIYSRLKYESGTHRVQRVPETESGGRIHTSTATVAVLPEADEIDVSIDEKDLKIDTFRAGGAGGQHVNKTDSAVRITHLPTGIIVACQDERSQFQNKDKAMRILAAKILEEKRIASEKEISMSRKVQVGSGDRSEKIRTYNFPQGRVTDHRINLTLFRLNEILDGDIDEIIDALIASENIKKLEMLSLQ
- a CDS encoding DUF1292 domain-containing protein, which gives rise to MEEDREFDELEIFEIEEEGVKKQYELLDKFELEDKVYFVLTPYLEEEEIDSEFIPEISIFRQESDNFLTPVVIFGAEDTKVDESLTDEEFDKIYQYLKDSFDFEDIPE
- the mltG gene encoding endolytic transglycosylase MltG — its product is MVIFNFPYVLFYRLPNSINFHVYSGESSMTVLDRLYKAYDVSPSILTDLYLRLRNFEPKAGNYKLSGSFLESTDIIQQGSKSFIKVTFPEGQRIQDMTLTLKEDGYDGYKEYENIASNDLGSFSDKYPFLKGINSKTLEGFMFPDTFFIGKNDPPKEIIDMQLSDFEKKVWPLIKDRKDYYDVLKLASLVEGEAKVDKERPIIASVFLNRLKINMPLESCASVEYFLPVHKDVLSYADTRIESPYNTYLHYGLPPTPINSPSIKSIEAVLHPANTNYLYFVAKGDGTHFFSRTYEEQQAFIKSLGG
- a CDS encoding SPOR domain-containing protein; its protein translation is MKNKMVYVVIIIFSCLLSFFGFYLLGKGFNVIFFNKPHTQTVASNENNNVAVQAPVQNRESNSNINSQQKVYNTETKSSEDSKASSEENNKSTVNEPQTNNVKNSKNLLYKVRLGPFDDEQDSVGTKNELFKLGYSSILLKANGAYWLQLAALNNREDALNLVNNLKLKGINAKIISEQ
- a CDS encoding rod shape-determining protein, with amino-acid sequence MKFSNDVGIDLGTANTVVYVRGKGIVTQEPSVVAYNIEKKQTVAVGMEAKNMLGRTPSNIVAIRPLKDGVIADFETTEMMLRYFIKKAISTGIFKPRIIVGIPSGITGVERRAVIEASQRAGGREAYIIEEPMAAAIGSGLPIDEPKGCLIIDIGGGTTEVAVISLGGMVVAKSLRVAGDELDDVIMEYCKKEYNLLIGERTAEDVKINIASAYPQREEKNMEVRGRDLITGLPKSLNLTSIEIREVISPIVDQITETIRLTAEQTPPELASDIMERGAMLAGGGALLKGLDKYISEKLKIPVYLAEDPLLAVAEGIGKVLEDIDRFGHVFKN
- the mreC gene encoding rod shape-determining protein MreC, with the translated sequence MANIANDNISLNKEVEDLRKQNEQLRLSYALLLKDAQSLSNEKAFQNFQSQHPKFKLLKATILYRTEPFYQDLIINVGYDNGIKTGMPVISDGCIIGLISDVAGTYSRVSYIGDKTVKIPVKLNGSNLYGILEGTGSEQLLFNVPSVFVAIHPLEVLVTASVPSSLLPPDIPVAKVMGLHDVGSLNTVFTALPIKQIQMVDDVWVYLGS
- the mrdA gene encoding penicillin-binding protein 2, whose product is MKIRRREFLSLGFLGLLWTVLNYRLISLAMFSGDEFKQVTIDSTTRIFPVPAPRGKIFDRKGLPMAYDNSAHAIMFIAKDDNNAMELADSIGPIINQDTSKIYDAIKKSVGNPYPYILHEKLDNKQYLSLSELTFRQKGFRLIEIPMRNYPLKNVGCHTIGYVGEASERDLKEFPYLHPNQIVGKTGVELVKDKELRGQDGADITIVDAFGNIQKRFQGTKPIPGENIKINIDSDLQEHAQKLLAERPGALVAIDPRSGEILTIASSPDFDPNKMVYGMSQKDWNDILKEEHPFVNRALSSFPPGSTFKIAVSVAALEEGVTTPEEMFYCPGYLKVGDHTFYCWLPGGHGHLHIEKAIAQSCDVVFYTLGLRLGPEKIRYYANKFGINLPSGLQLPGEETGFLPTQEWKEKKFNDVWYDGDTVNMSIGQGFVRTTPLDIARMMSIFVNKGSFAGCKLINGSYSSYDGLKFSEKTFEVVREGLRKAVLEGTAEILNSDKYTAIAKTGTAEDPPRKKPHSWIVAAAPYDAPEIVVCVFFEHIGEGASFSGPVAKSYLDYYFSNPGLRER